In Aquimarina spinulae, a single window of DNA contains:
- a CDS encoding T9SS type B sorting domain-containing protein, with translation MAKGLPQILLLFSILVFKSTLFYAQDFDVACRAAQPFCSDASLELTFPNVTGDMDGLGEVGCLNTTPNPAWYFIRIDQPGELIFDIQQWVDSNDNSNLDRGERQLDVDFIAWGPFPTSFVNCDILSQGCDNNGDGDNIRPAECVNNVDDPDYYVNNMDNTNIIDCSYARTPDDDIYIETLTIPNAQSGEYYIILITNFADEAGVIQLQQTNLNEDNAGTTDCSILEPGVGPDIATCGEFPITIEGRFPRAVTYQWARADVGTTNFVNVPGPPGVIPFLEVTTEGVYQLRGFDETGAEVPDSPDDLVVLDVSDAVVSVGYSIAEESFAGGYTITAEVVAAPDVEAAGFDDFEYRLDRDIGNGFLEYRPFQSSPIFTNVPPGDYFITARYANCPASEEISDVIMILGYPKYFTPNGDGFHDTWSLINIEGQPTALIYIFDRYGKLLKQLRAGGPGWDGTYNGKNMPSSDYWFRVEFNEPRDPNMRRRVFAGNFSLIR, from the coding sequence ATGGCAAAAGGATTACCTCAAATTTTGTTGCTTTTTAGCATTCTTGTTTTTAAAAGTACACTTTTTTATGCTCAGGACTTTGATGTAGCTTGTAGAGCTGCTCAACCTTTTTGTTCTGATGCTTCTTTAGAATTGACTTTCCCTAATGTAACAGGTGATATGGATGGCCTTGGTGAAGTAGGTTGTTTAAATACTACTCCTAACCCGGCATGGTACTTTATTCGTATTGATCAGCCAGGAGAGCTGATTTTTGATATCCAACAGTGGGTCGATAGTAATGATAATAGTAATTTAGACAGAGGAGAAAGGCAGCTTGATGTAGATTTTATTGCCTGGGGACCTTTTCCTACTTCATTTGTGAATTGTGATATTCTTTCTCAGGGATGTGATAATAATGGGGACGGAGATAATATACGCCCTGCAGAATGTGTAAATAATGTCGATGATCCTGATTATTATGTTAATAATATGGATAATACTAATATTATAGATTGTAGTTACGCAAGAACGCCTGATGATGATATTTATATAGAAACACTAACAATACCTAATGCGCAATCTGGCGAGTACTACATTATTCTAATTACTAATTTTGCAGATGAGGCAGGGGTTATTCAACTTCAGCAAACCAATCTTAATGAAGATAATGCAGGAACTACAGATTGTAGTATTTTAGAACCAGGTGTAGGACCTGATATTGCTACATGTGGTGAATTTCCGATTACTATAGAAGGAAGATTTCCCAGAGCTGTAACGTATCAATGGGCCAGAGCAGATGTGGGAACTACTAATTTTGTAAATGTTCCGGGACCTCCTGGGGTAATACCATTTTTAGAAGTTACTACAGAAGGAGTGTATCAATTAAGAGGTTTTGATGAAACTGGAGCAGAGGTTCCTGATTCTCCTGATGATTTAGTAGTTCTGGATGTTTCAGATGCTGTTGTTTCTGTAGGATATTCTATTGCAGAAGAATCTTTTGCAGGGGGGTATACTATTACGGCAGAAGTAGTTGCTGCTCCTGATGTAGAAGCTGCAGGGTTTGATGATTTTGAGTATAGACTCGACCGGGATATAGGAAATGGCTTTTTAGAATATAGACCTTTTCAGTCTTCGCCAATATTTACTAATGTTCCGCCTGGAGATTATTTTATTACAGCCAGATATGCAAACTGCCCTGCTAGTGAAGAAATATCTGATGTTATTATGATTTTAGGATACCCCAAATATTTTACGCCAAATGGCGATGGTTTTCATGATACCTGGAGTCTGATTAATATTGAAGGCCAACCTACAGCACTAATCTATATATTTGATAGATATGGTAAGTTGTTAAAGCAACTAAGAGCAGGTGGACCAGGATGGGATGGTACCTATAACGGAAAAAATATGCCTTCTTCAGATTATTGGTTTAGAGTAGAATTTAATGAACCCAGAGATCCGAATATGCGACGGAGAGTTTTTGCAGGTAATTTTTCATTAATACGATAA
- the folE gene encoding GTP cyclohydrolase I FolE, translating to MKIDKALEAIEALGDNHVATSATTPLREDAFKLSDAEKIALIKEDVKHIMETLGLDLTDDSLKGTPQRVAKMFVNEIFSGLHPQRKPDASTFDNHYKYGEMLVEKNITVYSTCEHHLLPIVGRAHVAYISNGTVVGLSKMNRIVDYYAKRPQVQERLTMQIVQDLQVVLGTKDVACVIDAKHLCVNSRGIRDIESSTVTSEFGGKFKEQSVKREFLDYIKLDTTF from the coding sequence GTGAAAATTGACAAGGCCCTCGAAGCTATTGAAGCGCTAGGTGATAATCATGTAGCTACTAGCGCTACCACTCCTCTTAGAGAAGATGCCTTTAAACTTAGTGATGCCGAAAAAATTGCTTTGATTAAAGAAGATGTAAAACATATTATGGAAACTTTGGGACTAGATCTAACAGATGACAGTCTTAAAGGTACTCCTCAACGTGTAGCAAAAATGTTTGTAAATGAGATTTTTTCGGGCCTTCATCCTCAAAGGAAACCAGATGCCTCTACATTTGACAATCATTATAAATACGGAGAGATGCTGGTAGAGAAAAATATTACTGTATATTCTACTTGCGAGCATCATTTACTTCCAATTGTTGGTCGGGCTCATGTGGCATATATTTCTAATGGTACCGTAGTTGGATTATCCAAAATGAATCGTATTGTTGATTATTATGCAAAACGTCCGCAAGTACAGGAACGCCTAACCATGCAAATCGTTCAAGATTTACAAGTAGTTCTGGGAACAAAAGATGTAGCTTGTGTTATCGACGCAAAGCATTTATGTGTTAATTCCCGAGGAATCAGAGACATAGAAAGCAGTACCGTTACCAGCGAGTTTGGTGGTAAATTTAAAGAGCAATCTGTAAAAAGAGAATTTTTGGATTACATCAAATTAGACACTACCTTTTAA
- the cysS gene encoding cysteine--tRNA ligase, producing MAATSLYKTQELKIYNSISGQKETFKSITEGNIGMYVCGPTVYSNVHLGNCRTFISFDLVFRYLRHLEYKVRYVRNITDAGHLENDADEGEDKVAKKARLEELEPMEIVQRYTLDFHHVMSKFNAIPPSIEPTATGHIVEQIEIIKTIIDNGFAYESNGSIYFDVQKFNKTNQYGKLSGRNLEDMIANTRELSAQSDKKNPQDFALWKKAEPQHIMRWPSPWSDGFPGWHLECTVMSTKYLGERFDIHGGGMDLKFPHHECEIAQGEAACGQTPVNYWMHANMLTLNGKKMSKSTGNTISPGELFSGNNNFLNKPFDPSIVRFFMLQAHYRSILDFSNDALEASEKGFYKLIDAIQTIDTLSASSTTKGFNVQNWRQECYDAMNDDFNSPILIAKLFDAVKFVNTIKEQKATISATDLKLLRKTIHDFVFDVLGLVNINETASDISDKLSGAVELLINLRAEARANKDFATSDKIRDELIEIGIQLKDGRDGTSFSLN from the coding sequence ATGGCAGCAACCTCGTTGTATAAAACTCAGGAATTAAAAATTTATAATTCTATTTCAGGTCAAAAAGAAACATTTAAATCTATTACAGAAGGTAATATAGGTATGTATGTGTGTGGCCCTACGGTTTATAGCAATGTACACTTAGGAAACTGTCGTACATTTATTTCTTTTGACCTGGTATTTAGGTACCTAAGACATCTGGAGTATAAAGTTCGCTATGTTAGAAATATTACCGATGCCGGTCATCTTGAAAACGATGCAGACGAAGGCGAGGATAAAGTAGCCAAAAAGGCGCGATTAGAGGAATTAGAACCTATGGAAATCGTACAGCGATATACTTTAGATTTTCATCATGTTATGTCTAAATTTAATGCAATACCGCCAAGTATAGAACCCACGGCTACCGGACATATCGTAGAACAAATTGAAATTATCAAAACGATTATCGATAATGGTTTTGCATACGAATCAAATGGTTCTATTTATTTTGATGTTCAGAAATTTAATAAAACTAATCAGTACGGAAAGTTAAGCGGGCGTAATCTCGAGGATATGATTGCAAATACCCGGGAATTATCTGCTCAAAGTGACAAAAAGAACCCTCAGGATTTTGCGCTTTGGAAAAAAGCAGAACCTCAACACATTATGCGCTGGCCATCCCCATGGAGTGATGGTTTCCCTGGTTGGCACCTGGAATGTACTGTAATGAGTACCAAATATTTAGGTGAGCGATTCGATATTCATGGAGGAGGAATGGATTTAAAATTTCCTCATCACGAATGTGAAATTGCACAGGGAGAAGCCGCTTGTGGTCAAACTCCTGTAAATTATTGGATGCATGCCAATATGCTTACTCTTAATGGTAAAAAAATGTCTAAATCAACTGGAAATACTATATCTCCGGGAGAATTATTTTCGGGCAATAATAACTTTTTAAATAAGCCATTTGACCCTTCCATTGTTCGGTTTTTTATGCTTCAGGCACATTACAGAAGTATCTTGGATTTTTCTAACGATGCGTTAGAAGCTTCAGAAAAAGGATTTTATAAATTGATAGATGCAATACAAACTATCGATACACTATCCGCTAGCTCAACCACCAAAGGGTTTAATGTGCAAAACTGGAGACAGGAATGCTATGATGCAATGAATGATGATTTTAATAGTCCTATCCTAATTGCTAAGTTATTTGATGCTGTTAAGTTTGTTAATACCATTAAAGAACAAAAGGCTACAATCTCTGCAACTGATCTTAAACTATTACGCAAAACCATACATGATTTTGTTTTTGACGTTCTTGGATTAGTGAATATAAATGAAACTGCTTCGGATATAAGCGATAAGCTTTCTGGAGCGGTAGAATTATTGATTAACTTAAGAGCAGAAGCAAGAGCTAATAAAGATTTTGCCACTAGTGATAAAATTAGGGATGAACTTATAGAAATTGGCATTCAACTTAAGGATGGCCGGGATGGCACTAGCTTTTCATTAAATTAA
- the yidD gene encoding membrane protein insertion efficiency factor YidD, producing MKQILIFPFVVLVKLYQNLISPLTPATCRYQPTCSHYTLEALQKHGLFKGGMLSIKRIFSCHPWGGSGYDPVPDVENESIKK from the coding sequence ATAAAACAAATTTTGATATTTCCATTTGTGGTATTGGTTAAGTTATATCAAAACCTGATATCACCATTAACTCCTGCTACCTGTCGTTATCAGCCTACTTGTTCGCATTATACCCTTGAAGCATTACAAAAACATGGGCTTTTTAAAGGAGGAATGCTTTCGATTAAACGTATTTTTAGTTGTCACCCCTGGGGAGGCAGTGGCTATGATCCGGTTCCTGATGTTGAGAATGAATCAATTAAAAAATGA